A single window of Malus sylvestris chromosome 5, drMalSylv7.2, whole genome shotgun sequence DNA harbors:
- the LOC126621111 gene encoding berberine bridge enzyme-like 8 → MVFNLTKPNSDFMETPATSAVLPLGFFLLLHVSMAASDPNPTQDTFLQCLSKFSQDSSPPISAVTYFPTNPSYTSILCSYIRNLRFTNPQTPKPLFIVAPTNFSHIQASIFCSKIHALQVRIRSGGHDYDGLSYVSELPFIIIDMFSLRSISIDIEDESAWIESGATLGEVYYRVAEQSKIHGFPAGVCPTVGVGGHLSGGGYGNMMRKYGLSVDNIIDALIVDVNGRILDRQSMGEDLFWAIRGGGGASFGVIVSWKIKLVSVPEIVTVFRVERTLEQGATDIVHRWQYVADRIHEDLFIRVVVMPVNKKGHQTVKAKFVALFLGNAERLHALMDESLPQLGLKDEDYTEMSWIESVLYWSNYAIGTPADVLLERQEKSKKFLKKKSDYVQEPMSKAGLEGLWNKMMELKKPVLTFNPYGGKMSEISELETPFPHRAGNVYKIQYSVNWKEEGVEAADRNIDLIRRLYEFMTPYVSKSPRCSYLNYRDVDLGTNGKGNASYSEARVWGTKYFNGNFDRLVQVKTAVDPGNFFTYEQSIPSLTAWEGKMAE, encoded by the coding sequence ATGGTATTCAATCTGACGAAACCCAATTCAGATTTCATGGAAACTCCAGCCACTTCTGCAGTTTTACCACTTgggttcttccttcttctccacgTTTCAATGGCAGCTTCAGAtccaaatccaacccaagacaCCTTCCTCCAATGCCTTTCCAAATTTTCCCAAGATTCCTCCCCACCAATCTCTGCAGTTACGTATTTCCCCACCAACCCTTCATACACATCCATCTTATGTTCTTACATCAGAAACCTTCGCTTCACAAACCCCCAAACCCCAAAACCCTTATTCATAGTCGCCCCGACGAACTTTTCCCACATCcaagcttcaatcttttgctccaaaatccaTGCCCTGCAAGTGAGAATCCGCAGTGGGGGTCACGACTATGATGGCCTCTCTTATGTGTCTGAACTTCCGTTCATCATCATCGACATGTTTAGTCTTCGATCTATAAGTATCGACATAGAAGATGAGAGTGCTTGGATTGAGTCTGGTGCGACACTCGGTGAAGTTTATTACAGAGTTGCAGAACAGAGCAAGATCCATGGCTTCCCAGCTGGTGTTTGTCCAACTGTTGGGGTTGGAGGGCACTTGAGTGGAGGCGGATATGGTAATATGATGAGAAAGTATGGCCTTTCTGTTGATAATATAATTGATGCTTTAATTGTTGATGTTAATGGAAGAATTTTAGATAGACAGTCAATGGGAGAAGACCTTTTTTGGGCTATTAGAGGTGGAGGCGGAGCTAGCTTTGGTGTGATTGTTTCTTGGAAAATCAAATTGGTTTCCGTCCCGGAAATTGTTACTGTTTTTAGAGTCGAGAGGACCTTAGAACAAGGCGCCACCGACATTGTTCATCGGTGGCAATATGTTGCTGATAGAATTCATGAAGACCTTTTCATTAGGGTGGTTGTGATGCCAGTGAATAAGAAGGGACATCAGACAGTGAAAGCCAAATTTGTGGCATTGTTTCTAGGAAATGCAGAAAGGCTTCATGCTTTGATGGATGAGAGCTTACCCCAATTGGGTTTGAAGGATGAGGATTATACCGAAATGAGCTGGATCGAATCGGTTTTGTATTGGTCTAATTACGCAATTGGAACTCCCGCTGATGTGTTGCTTGAAAGacaagaaaaatcaaaaaaGTTTCTGAAGAAGAAATCTGATTATGTCCAAGAGCCAATGTCGAAGGCAGGTCTTGAAGGACTTTGGAACAAAATGATGGAACTGAAAAAGCCAGTGCTAACATTCAATCCCTATGGAGGAAAAATGAGCGAAATTTCAGAGCTCGAAACCCCGTTTCCACATAGAGCAGGAAATGTGTACAAAATCCAGTACTCGGTGAATTGGAAAGAAGAGGGTGTGGAGGCTGCAGATAGAAATATTGATCTGATAAGAAGGCTCTATGAGTTTATGACTCCTTATGTCTCAAAGTCACCAAGGTGTTCATATCTGAATTATAGAGATGTTGACTTGGGTACAAATGGAAAGGGCAATGCAAGCTACTCAGAAGCTAGGGTTTGGGGGACAAAATACTTCAATGGGAATTTTGACAGATTGGTACAAGTGAAGACTGCAGTAGATCCAGGAAACTTTTTTACTTATGAACAAAGTATTCCATCTCTTACAGCTTGGGAGGGTAAAATGGCTGAGTAA
- the LOC126621112 gene encoding berberine bridge enzyme-like 21, with translation MRDAMPRILKLLISLVFLQASASWAASDSVYDSFLQCLKTKTNSANTSQLSNIVYARNNPSYTPVLQAYIRNSRFNKTSTPKPLLIVTPLTESHVQASVLCAKLAGLQLKIRSGGHDYEGISYWSSQKFIVLDMFNLRSIKVDIKDNSVWAQSGATLGELYYRIWEQSKVHAFPAGICQLVGVGGHISGGGYGNLLRKYGLAVDNVLDAQIVNAKGELLDRKSMGEDLFWAIKGGGGGSFGVIISYKLKLVSVPEVVTIFRVEKTLEQNATALVSRWQEVAPTTDDGLFLRLLLQPVSSKVKKGEKTIRASVLAEFLGNADQLVKLLGEEFPELGLKKENCTEMSWIESVLWWANFDIGTAPKALLDRMPNDANFLKRKSDYVQTPISKDGLEWLWKKMIELGKTGLVFNPYGGEMSRIAPSETPFPHRAGNLYKIQYSVNWEDAGEDLEKNYTTQSKRLFSYMTPFVSKNPRSAFLNYRDLDIGATSTGAPTYEEGKVYGVKYFNDNFDRLVKVKTAVDPENFFYNEQSIPILPRKE, from the coding sequence ATGAGAGACGCAATGCCGAGGATTCTTAAACTTCTTATTTCGCTTGTCTTTCTTCAAGCTTCTGCTTCATGGGCAGCTTCGGATTCTGTCTATGACAGCTTCCTCCAATgcctaaaaaccaaaacaaactcAGCCAACACATCCCAATTATCCAACATAGTCTATGCCCGAAACAACCCTTCATATACACCAGTTTTACAAGCCTACATCAGAAACTCCAGGTTCAACAAAACCTCCACCCCAAAACCACTCCTCATTGTCACACCCTTAACTGAATCCCATGTCCAGGCCTCCGTCCTCTGCGCCAAGCTCGCCGGTTTACAGCTCAAAATCCGAAGCGGCGGGCACGATTATGAGGGCATTTCTTACTGGTCTAGCCAGAAATTTATTGTTCTTGACATGTTTAATCTCAGGTCGATCAAGGTGGACATTAAGGACAACTCCGTTTGGGCTCAGTCCGGCGCTACGCTCGGAGAGTTGTACTATAGGATTTGGGAGCAGAGTAAAGTCCATGCCTTTCCGGCGGGGATTTGCCAACTGGTTGGTGTTGGTGGGCACATAAGTGGTGGCGGATATGGTAACTTGTTGAGGAAGTATGGTCTTGCTGTTGATAATGTCCTTGATGCTCAGATTGTCAATGCCAAAGGCGAACTTCTCGACCGAAAATCGATGGGGGAGGACTTGTTTTGGGCTATTaaaggaggaggtggaggaagcTTTGGTGTCATTATTTCGTACAAGTTGAAATTGGTTTCTGTCCCGGAAGTTGTTACAATTTTTCGGGTTGAGAAAACGTTGGAGCAGAATGCAACCGCCCTCGTTTCTCGGTGGCAGGAGGTGGCGCCGACGACGGATGATGGGCTGTTTTTGAGGCTGTTGTTGCAGCCTGTGAGTTCTAAAGTGAAGAAGGGGGAAAAGACTATTAGAGCCTCAGTTTTGGCCGAGTTTTTAGGCAATGCTGATCAGCTTGTGAAATTGTTGGGTGAGGAGTTTCCTGAATTGGGGTTGAAGAAGGAGAATTGTACTGAGATGAGCTGGATTGAATCCGTCCTCTGGTGGGCGAATTTCGACATTGGAACCGCTCCCAAGGCGCTGCTTGACAGAATGCCAAACGATGCAAATTTCTTGAAGAGGAAGTCTGATTATGTCCAAACCCCGATTTCAAAGGACGGGTTGGAGTGGCTATGGAAAAAAATGATCGAGCTAGGGAAAACAGGACTTGTTTTCAATCCATATGGTGGGGAAATGAGCCGGATTGCACCATCCGAGACCCCTTTTCCCCACCGTGCCGGAAACTTGTACAAAATTCAGTACTCGGTGAACTGGGAGGATGCAGGGGAAGACTTGGAGAAGAACTACACCACACAAAGCAAGAGGCTTTTCAGTTACATGACCCCATTTGTGTCAAAGAATCCAAGAAGTGCTTTTCTGAACTATAGAGACCTTGACATTGGTGCTACTTCAACTGGGGCTCCTACTTATGAAGAAGGAAAGGTTTATGGAGTGAAGTATTTCAATGACAATTTCGATAGGCTGGTGAAGGTGAAGACCGCCGTCGATCCAGAAAATTTCTTCTACAACGAGCAAAGCATCCCAATCCTTCCAAGAAAAGAATAG
- the LOC126624415 gene encoding berberine bridge enzyme-like 4, producing MKTIQSRIAVLISILSVFSLILPRATADLILSDFLRCLPKQSQPTYQIFEAIYTRDNTSFQSVLQHYIRNRRFSTPTTPKPLAIVTAKHESHVQATVICANQHGLQIRIRSGGHDYEGLSYVSDVPFVILDLLNLRAIDIKVADKSAWVQAGATIGELYYEIANKSKVHGFPAGACLSLGTGGHFSGGGYGYLMRKYGLTVDNIEDAKLVNVNGTILDRKSMGEDLFWAIRGGGGASFGVILSWKIKLVPVPAKVTVFNIQRTLEQGATDVIYKWQYIAPKLPKDIFIRAMPQVKNTTNGTKTVEVSFIGHFLGQTANLLQLLNASFPELGLQKNDCFEMSWLESTIFWADFPVGTPIDVLLDRPNGPAVFFKVKSDYVKEPIPKQGIESIWKIILKIEKVWMQWNPYGGRMSEISESETPFPHRAGNLFLIQYWTFWGEEGAETTKKYVGLSRKLYEGTTPFVSKSPRETFQNYRDIDIGANLDNQTNFETAKVYGSKYFKGNFERLVSVKTAVDPQNFFKHEQSIPPL from the coding sequence ATGAAGACTATACAAAGCCGTATTGCAGTACTAATCTCCATCCTCTCAGTCTTTTCCCTTATACTACCGCGGGCAACTGCAGATCTAATTCTCTCTGACTTCCTCCGATGCCTTCCAAAGCAATCTCAGCCCACCTATCAAATCTTTGAAGCCATTTACACCCGAGACAACACCTCATTTCAATCTGTTTTGCAGCACTACATTAGAAACAGAAGATTTTCTACCCCCACAACACCAAAGCCTTTGGCTATTGTAACTGCCAAGCACGAATCACACGTGCAAGCAACTGTTATTTGTGCAAATCAACATGGGTTGCAGATTAGAATCAGAAGTGGTGGGCATGACTATGAGGGCCTATCATATGTATCGGATGTTCCCTTTGTCATTCTTGACCTACTCAATCTTCGAGCCATTGATATTAAAGTCGCAGATAAGAGCGCTTGGGTTCAGGCTGGGGCAACTATTGGTGAACTGTACTATGAAATTGCCAATAAAAGTAAGGTTCATGGGTTTCCTGCGGGAGCTTGCCTAAGTCTTGGTACCGGTGGCCACTTTAGTGGTGGCGGGTACGGGTACTTGATGAGAAAATATGGGCTTACAGTGGATAATATTGAAGATGCGAAACTAGTTAATGTGAACGGGACAATTCTTGATAGAAAGTCCATGGGAGAAGATCTTTTTTGGGccattagaggaggaggtggagcgAGCTTTGGAGTCATTCTGTCGTGGAAGATCAAGTTGGTTCCAGTTCCAGCCAAAGTGACAGTGTTCAATATTCAAAGGACTTTAGAGCAAGGTGCTACGGATGTTATTTACAAGTGGCAATACATAGCTCCCAAGTTGCCCAAAGACATCTTCATCAGAGCAATGCCGCAAGTGAAGAATACTACTAATGGAACGAAGACTGTGGAAGTGTCTTTTATTGGTCACTTTTTGGGACAAACTGCCAATCTTCTTCAATTGCTGAATGCAAGTTTCCCAGAATTGGGTTTACAAAAGAATGATTGTTTTGAAATGAGTTGGCTTGAATCGACTATATTCTGGGCTGACTTCCCAGTTGGAACCCCCATAGACGTTTTACTTGACAGGCCAAATGGGCCAGCAGTGTTCTTCAAAGTCAAGTCTGACTATGTGAAAGAACCAATTCCAAAACAAGGAATAGAATCCATATGGAAGATTATACTTAAGATAGAGAAAGTGTGGATGCAATGGAACCCTTACGGTGGAAGAATGAGTGAGATTTCTGAGTCGGAAACACCATTCCCTCACAGAGCTGGAAACCTATTTTTGATTCAGTACTGGACGTTTTGGGGGGAAGAAGGAGCTGAGACTACCAAGAAGTACGTGGGCTTATCAAGAAAGTTGTATGAAGGAACTACTCCTTTTGTTTCCAAGAGCCCAAGGGAGACCTTCCAAAATTACAGGGATATTGATATTGGCGCCAATCTGGATAATCAGACAAATTTTGAAACTGCTAAAGTTTACGGAAGCAAGTATTTCAAGGGAAATTTTGAAAGATTGGTAAGTGTAAAAACTGCGGTTGATCCCCAAAATTTCTTCAAGCATGAGCAAAGCATCCCACCTCTTTAG
- the LOC126621113 gene encoding berberine bridge enzyme-like 14 has translation MKALENAILLCAAFPIFSLISVSCTNSSSVEYNFLQCLSNHSHSSNPISEALFTPKSASFSSILQSYVRNLRFMTPTIPKPMVIIAAKHESHVQATVTCAKTLGLEIRIRSGGHDYEGVSYVSRDAKDFILLDMFNLRSIYVDLADESAWVQSGAILGEIFYAIFKKSKYHAFPAGVCPTIGAGGHFTGGGYGNMMRKYGLSSDNIVDAKIVNVNGTILDRKSMREDLFWAIRGGGGSSFGVIFAWKIKLVRVPALVTVFDVKKTLAEGATDILVKWQQIADKLDNDLFIRAVHKPVNRTIEVSFVSLFLGNSDRLLKLMNQSFPQLGLEKKDCIEMSWIQSVLFWADYRNGTTPPDVLLNRVPSSGKVFLKRKSHYVKEPISKTDLEALWKVMIEIGEVMMLWNPYGGKMSEIPETATPFPHRAGNLFKIQYSVNWKEEGVEATKKYLRLMKKLFEAMTPHVSKNPREAFYNYRDLDVGTNLKGGYTEAKVYGTKYFKGNFERLVRIKTAVDPENFFRNEQSIPTNKSMEL, from the coding sequence ATGAAGGCCTTAGAAAATGCAATACTATTATGTGCAGCATTTCCAATCTTTAGTTTGATTTCAGTGTCATgtaccaattcatcctcagttGAATACAATTTTCTCCAATGCCTTTCAAATCATTCTCATTCCTCAAATCCAATCTCTGAGGCACTTTTCACCCCCAAAAGTGCCTCTTTTTCTTCTATTCTGCAGTCATATGTGAGAAATCTCAGATTTATGACTCCCACAATCCCGAAACCGATGGTAATTATTGCAGCCAAGCACGAATCCCATGTTCAAGCCACAGTCACATGTGCCAAAACCCTTGGCTTGGAAATTAGAATTAGAAGTGGCGGACATGATTATGAAGGCGTCTCCTATGTATCCAGAGACGCAAAAGATTTCATCCTTCTCGACATGTTTAATCTCCGGTCCATCTACGTTGATTTGGCAGATGAAAGTGCATGGGTTCAATCTGGGGCTATACTTGGTGAAATTTTCTATGCAATTTTTAAGAAAAGCAAGTACCATGCCTTCCCTGCTGGGGTCTGCCCTACAATTGGTGCTGGTGGGCATTTCACAGGAGGTGGTTATGGTAACATGATGAGAAAATATGGGCTTTCCTCTGATAACATTGTTGATGCAAAAATAGTAAATGTAAATGGTACAATTCTTGATAGAAAATCAATGCGGGAAGATCTATTTTGGGCCATTAGAGGAGGTGGTGGATCAAGTTTTGGGGTCATTTTTGCTTGGAAAATCAAGCTGGTCCGGGTTCCGGCCCTGGTAACGGTGTTTGATGTCAAAAAAACATTAGCAGAAGGTGCAACAGACATTCTTGTGAAATGGCAACAAATTGCTGATAAGCTAGATAATGATCTCTTCATAAGAGCCGTTCATAAACCAGTCAATCGAACAATTGAGGTTTCttttgtttccttgtttttggGGAACTCCGATAGACTTTTGAAGCTGATGAACCAAAGCTTTCCTCAGTTGGGTTTGGAGAAAAAAGATTGCATAGAGATGAGTTGGATTCAATCGGTTTTGTTTTGGGCTGACTACAGAAATGGAACTACTCCTCCAGATGTTCTGCTCAACAGGGTCCCCAGCTCAGGAAAAGTGTTCTTGAAGCGCAAATCTCATTACGTGAAAGAACCAATTTCAAAGACGGATTTGGAAGCCTTGTGGAAGGTGATGATTGAGATTGGAGAAGTTATGATGCTGTGGAATCCTTATGGAGGAAAAATGAGTGAGATTCCTGAGACAGCTACTCCATTTCCTCATAGAGCAGGCAACCTATTCAAGATTCAGTATTCAGTTAACTGGAAGGAGGAAGGGGTTGAGGCCACCAAAAAGTACTTGCGTTTGATGAAAAAACTTTTTGAAGCAATGACTCCTCATGTGTCCAAGAATCCAAGGGAGGCTTTTTACAACTATCGTGACCTTGACGTTGGTACGAATTTAAAAGGTGGATACACTGAAGCAAAAGTGTATGGAACTAAGTActtcaagggtaattttgaaaGATTAGTGCGTATTAAGACAGCGGTGGATCCTGAGAATTTTTTCAGAAATGAACAAAGTATTCCAACTAATAAATCTATGGAACTATGA